A window of Vicinamibacteria bacterium contains these coding sequences:
- a CDS encoding aldo/keto reductase: MEHRKLGRTGLAVSRLGLGCGNFGGIGSDSRLFGMGESEETARALMDHAFEIGINFFDTADSYGGGRSQQIIGRWLTTKPSSIRQQILISSKSFNPVGDGPNDRGLSRRHLKRQIEASLKVLGVERLDTFLIHEPDPQTPIEETLSALDDLIHDGKIHYIGASNVEAWRLMKALGVSDKLGLERFQWVQNSFSLLECNQEEMLALCAEEGLGFTPFSPLAGGWLTGKYAEPGDFPEGSRMTLRPEPYRHLLDRRVFEGLGRFRDEAQRRGLTMAALAHAWLLNHPRVTAVITGPRTVEHLDDAKRGLEVVLSAGERSELESLFA; encoded by the coding sequence GTGGAGCATCGGAAGCTCGGTCGAACCGGACTCGCCGTGTCCCGGCTGGGGCTCGGCTGCGGCAACTTCGGGGGCATCGGATCGGATTCCCGTCTCTTCGGAATGGGCGAAAGCGAAGAAACGGCTCGGGCGCTCATGGATCACGCCTTCGAGATCGGCATCAATTTCTTCGATACGGCGGACTCCTATGGTGGCGGCCGGAGCCAGCAGATCATCGGACGCTGGCTGACGACGAAACCGAGCTCGATCCGGCAGCAAATCCTCATTAGCAGCAAGTCGTTCAACCCCGTGGGAGACGGGCCCAACGACCGCGGCCTCTCGCGTCGTCATCTCAAACGCCAGATCGAAGCGAGCTTGAAGGTCCTCGGGGTCGAACGGCTCGACACGTTCCTGATCCACGAGCCCGACCCCCAAACGCCGATCGAGGAGACTCTCTCCGCACTCGACGATCTGATTCACGATGGCAAGATCCACTACATCGGTGCCTCTAACGTGGAGGCCTGGCGCCTCATGAAAGCGCTCGGCGTGAGCGACAAGCTCGGCCTCGAGCGTTTCCAATGGGTGCAGAACAGCTTCAGCCTGCTCGAGTGCAACCAGGAGGAAATGCTGGCACTCTGCGCCGAAGAGGGGCTGGGGTTCACGCCGTTCAGCCCTCTGGCCGGCGGCTGGCTCACGGGGAAGTATGCGGAGCCCGGTGATTTCCCCGAAGGCTCGCGTATGACTCTGCGCCCCGAGCCCTACCGGCATCTTCTCGACCGGCGTGTCTTCGAGGGGCTCGGGCGGTTCCGCGACGAAGCCCAGAGGAGAGGGCTGACGATGGCGGCGCTCGCGCATGCCTGGCTCCTGAATCACCCACGGGTGACGGCGGTCATCACTGGGCCGCGCACGGTCGAACATCTCGACGACGCCAAGCGGGGTCTCGAGGTCGTCTTGTCCGCCGGCGAGCGCAGCGAGCTCGAATCTCTGTTCGCCTAA